TGCTGCACATCCGTATCCAGCATCTTGATAGCCTGATTCAAAGTGGATTTGCAGATAGGCTTGTCTTCGCGCCCATGCCGTGACGGAAAAACATAAACCTCACTGGTAGCCAATGCTTTCAGTTCTATGAACATCCCGACCGCTTGCGTAGACAGATAAACCCAATGCTCTTTATCCATTTTCATCCGCACTGCCGGAATGCGCCAGATACCCGCCTCAAAATCGAACTCTGACCATTCAGCATTTATCAATTCACTTTTACGAAGCATAGTGATGCAAAGCAGGTGTAATGCCAATTTGTTAGGGCGGGGCATATCCGAACGGTAAATTGCCCGCATCACCTTACCCATTTCTTCCGGTGACAATACCCGTTCACGGCTGCTTTGTGTGGCAACATAACGCGCTATCAGCATCCTTGCGGGATTCACAGCAGCCACTTGCCGGACAATTGCGTAGTCGTACATCCGTTTGATGACATTACGCGCCAACAATGCCGCTTGTGGTGAACCCCGACTTTTGATCTTGTCGCAAATCGCCATCACATCGCCGGAAATCACTTCCCCCATCGGCTTGTTACCAATCATCGGGTAAATATCTTTTTCCAGTGTGCGTAGCGTCGTTTTACGGTAATCCTCTGACTTATCCGCAATCTGTGTCTCAAACCAATGCACCCCAAATGCTTTGACGGTATCCAGTGCAAGGGCTGCACCACGGTCTTTTTTTGCATCCGCCACCGGGGAAATGCCTTGCGCCACCATTGCCGCGTATTTGCGCCCACGTTCCCGCGCTGCCTCAATCGTGATTTCAGGG
This DNA window, taken from Candidatus Thiocaldithrix dubininis, encodes the following:
- a CDS encoding site-specific integrase; the protein is MVAQGISPVADAKKDRGAALALDTVKAFGVHWFETQIADKSEDYRKTTLRTLEKDIYPMIGNKPMGEVISGDVMAICDKIKSRGSPQAALLARNVIKRMYDYAIVRQVAAVNPARMLIARYVATQSSRERVLSPEEMGKVMRAIYRSDMPRPNKLALHLLCITMLRKSELINAEWSEFDFEAGIWRIPAVRMKMDKEHWVYLSTQAVGMFIELKALATSEVYVFPSRHGREDKPICKSTLNQAIKMLDTDVQHFVLHDFRRTASTHLHEMGMPSDAIEKALAHQIGGIKGVYNRAQYGEERKKLLQLWADFVDAQIENGRTSIIGNFAKSE